Proteins from a single region of Prinia subflava isolate CZ2003 ecotype Zambia chromosome 10, Cam_Psub_1.2, whole genome shotgun sequence:
- the LOC134555423 gene encoding regulator of G-protein signaling 21-like isoform X2 — MAWSESVDTVLANKEGLAAFRTFLKSEFSEENVEFWLACEDFKKTKSSTKIALKAQKIYSDFIQADAPKEINIDFHTKNDISQNISEPTLSCFDAAQSSVYCLMAKDSFPRFLRSEVYKELVKKHQDRNQKRWLPFL; from the exons ATGGCCTGGTCTGAGTCTGTGGATACAGTACTTGCCAATAAAG AGGGCCTAGCAGCTTTTCGGACATTTTTGAAGTCCGAGTTCAGTGAGGAGAATGTGGAATTCTGGCTGGCTTGCGAGGACTTCAAGAAAACCAAATCCTCCACCAAGATTGCCTTGAAAGCCCAGAAGATTTATTCTGACTTTATCCAAGCTGATGCTCCAAAGGAG ATTAATATTGACTTCCACACCAAAAATGATATCTCCCAGAACATCTCCGAGCCCACCCTCAGCTGCTTTGatgctgctcagagctcagtCTACTGTCTCATGGCAAAGGACTCTTTTCCCAGGTTTCTGAGGTCAGAAGTGTACAAGGAACTGGTGAAGAAGCACCAGGACAGAAATCAGAAGAGATGGCTCccatttctgtga
- the LOC134555423 gene encoding regulator of G-protein signaling 21-like isoform X1: MPVKCCFHRSNTGETMAWSESVDTVLANKEGLAAFRTFLKSEFSEENVEFWLACEDFKKTKSSTKIALKAQKIYSDFIQADAPKEINIDFHTKNDISQNISEPTLSCFDAAQSSVYCLMAKDSFPRFLRSEVYKELVKKHQDRNQKRWLPFL, from the exons ATGCCAGTGAA ATGTTGTTTCCACAGGTCGAACACTGGGGAAACCATGGCCTGGTCTGAGTCTGTGGATACAGTACTTGCCAATAAAG AGGGCCTAGCAGCTTTTCGGACATTTTTGAAGTCCGAGTTCAGTGAGGAGAATGTGGAATTCTGGCTGGCTTGCGAGGACTTCAAGAAAACCAAATCCTCCACCAAGATTGCCTTGAAAGCCCAGAAGATTTATTCTGACTTTATCCAAGCTGATGCTCCAAAGGAG ATTAATATTGACTTCCACACCAAAAATGATATCTCCCAGAACATCTCCGAGCCCACCCTCAGCTGCTTTGatgctgctcagagctcagtCTACTGTCTCATGGCAAAGGACTCTTTTCCCAGGTTTCTGAGGTCAGAAGTGTACAAGGAACTGGTGAAGAAGCACCAGGACAGAAATCAGAAGAGATGGCTCccatttctgtga